A DNA window from Leishmania braziliensis MHOM/BR/75/M2904 complete genome, chromosome 5 contains the following coding sequences:
- a CDS encoding putative paraflagellar rod protein, translating into MAATQVSSVTATTPPGASERLSALHDNLRRVRHLMQQYEEASQRVIEVHLIPSPEMGEPMFAPVTTPTAHADEDGRVISQQHSSSCTDVASSGDSSAPLCGNGKQGVEQQKASPSLHQHRALASDAVFTRFCGLRVTPAELLLPLQSPANLNIPAAPPALRGIDDHDVDRENWSEDNVESRDAESVKRCGSDNNSRSGQTAGSVNANVKHDSAAGSPRDILSFGMAQRRQRTNVETVLEAYAKLFYNPSPSTPAAGAGAVRELQDTQHQLAAMQRCRLFGHEAQLRAAAANNQGNGNDISTTTSRVETGGVATIGVQVAEIRWQHIPIAVQNMQDSLAALQDRFTRGSHYACCGSQPMALVRQLHTWTQPLLWQLNNLLSNPTLEEVDESTRERLRRMKFDAEEMQQAQAQAIANGDMQRSEELYYEQASLAEAMAGPYDEMEASMLRYRERCVDAPLTGFLEQRDLLTTQLTHMIEENTSKLSEVALDVERVKEKRRTVAQARHRQRNSMSTYHHSWKKAWQTNTDQQMACYRAVAQLEKQLSDLQEAQCFLVDDWISRVAQERQREEDAAAFACFANARSAALAETQRNLQAVVEGVRQYSGAVQFSCHHVEAFVCEVLQGHLSESQLALRKDRLEQFRALYLTLGDLHFKKARNAEEIQKKIEYYTLQQEIAMDVLNPKAKEFSQAKQRWEAAKAEALLELGQLDQRIRLQLKGFRPTEQLLRQAGVDFVSPEEDLSRRTQQRSQKLLEYRQLIEEGIGARPTTTASSAASFTPPMLTTLGAIAPSAVTGSCPRTRSSKGLLGTETTLPPRPWAAGSPHPHPRPPTTAGGLHPSSTTPGALGEKNGCQLPPLRSMSRTYPPLQCRGDDDKPLAASSPHGAKPIFTATAVAAAAATPAFLSSLHSTEERIVQGISKQRLVARLRTGTNRSPLSTSRKANKR; encoded by the coding sequence ATGGCAGCGACACAGGTGTCCAGTGTGACGGCAACAACACCGCCAGGTGCCAGCGAGCGACTTAGCGCACTGCATGATAACCTGCGGCGTGTTCGACACCTCATGCAGCAATACGAGGAGGCCTCGCAGCGCGTCATCGAGGTACACCTaatcccctcccccgagaTGGGTGAGCCGATGTTCGCGCCAGTAACTACGCCGACTGCGCATGCCGACGAAGACGGGAGGGTTATCTCGCAGCAGCATAGCTCAAGCTGCACAGACGTTGCCAGCAGTGGCGACAGTAGCGCCCCTCTCTGTGGCAACGGCAAGCAGGGTgtagagcagcagaaggccTCCCCGTCCCTGCACCAGCACCGAGCACtcgccagcgacgccgtTTTCACGCGCTTCTGCGGGTTGCGCGTTACTCCTGCTGAGCTGCTCTTGCCACTTCAGTCACCAGCAAACCTGAACATCCCAGCTGCACCACCCGCGCTGCGAGGCATCGACGACCACGACGTGGACAGGGAAAACTGGAGTGAGGACAACGTGGAGAGTCGCGACGCCGAGTCTGTGAAGAGGTGTGGTAGCGACAACAACTCCCGCAGCGGTCAGACGGCGGGTAGCGTGAACGCCAACGTCAAGCACGACTCAGCCGCCGGAAGCCCAAGAGACATCCTCTCATTTGGcatggcgcagcggcggcagcgcacgaACGTCGAGACCGTTCTGGAGGCGTACGCAAAGCTTTTCTACAACCCCTCCCCATCGacgccagctgctggcgctggagCGGTGCGAGAGCTGCAGGACACACAGCACCAGTTGGCTGCCatgcagcggtgccgtctGTTCGGCCACGAAGCACAActgagggcggcggcggctaaTAATCAGGGCAATGGCAACGacatcagcaccaccactaGCAGAGTAGAAACTGGCGGGGTGGCAACGATCGGGGTGCAAGTCGCCGAGATCAGGTGGCAGCATATCCCTATCGCTGTTCAGAACATGCAAGACagcctcgctgcgctgcaggacCGTTTTACGCGTGGCTCTCACTacgcctgctgcggcagccagCCAATGGCCCTCGTACGTCAGCTGCATACCTGGACGCAGCCACTGCTCTGGCAGCTGAACAATCTTCTCTCGAACCCCACGTTGGAGGAGGTAGACGAAAGCACGCGCGAGAGGCTGCGACGCATGAAGTTTGATGcagaggagatgcagcaggcacaggcacaggccaTCGCGAACGGCGATATGCAGCGCTCAGAGGAACTCTACTACGAGCAGGCGTCACTGGCTGAGGCGATGGCGGGGCCATACGACGAGATGGAGGCGTCAATGCTGAGgtacagagagaggtgtgTCGACGCACCGCTGACGGGCTTTCTAGAGCAGCGCGATCTGCTGACAACGCAGCTGACGCACATGATCGAGGAGAACACGAGCAAACTCTCAGAGGTCGCGCTGGATGTGGAGCgggtgaaggagaagcggcGAACCGTGGCACAGGCGCGTCACCGACAGCGCAACAGCATGTCAACATACCACCACTCATGGAAGAAGGCCTGGCAGACGAACACCGATCAGCAGATGGCGTGCTACCGTGCGGTGGCAcagctggagaagcagcTGAGCGACCTGCAGGAGGCCCAATGCTTCCTCGTAGACGACTGGATTAGCCGTGTTGCCCAGGAGcggcagagggaggaggacgcggCGGCCTTTGCCTGCTTTGCAAATGCCCGGTCAGCCGCCCTCGCCGAAACGCAGCGCAACCTGCAGGCGGTTGTCGAAGGCGTTCGTCAATACAGTGGGGCTGTGCAGTTTAGCTGCCATCACGTCGAGGCCTTCGTCTGCGAGGTACTACAAGGCCACCTCAGCGAGTCTCAGCTAGCACTTCGCAAGGACCGACTGGAGCAGTTCCGCGCCCTCTACCTCACCCTCGGAGACCTGCACTTCAAGAAGGCGCGCAATGCCGAAGAAATCCAGAAGAAGATTGAGTACTAcacactgcagcaggagatTGCCATGGACGTGCTAAACCCGAAGGCAAAGGAGTTCAGCCAAGCAAAGCAGCGATGGGAGGCCGCGAAGGCTGAGGCGCTACTGGAGCTCGGCCAGCTCGACCAGCGCATTCGACTGCAGCTGAAGGGCTTTCGGCCGacggagcagctgcttcgccaAGCTGGTGTGGACTTTGTGTCCCCCGAGGAGGACCTCTCCAGACGTACACAGCAGCGCTCGCAGAAGTTACTCGAGTACCGGCAGCTGATAGAGGAGGGCATTGGCGCACGGCCGACCACGACCGCCTCGAGCGCCGCCTCATTTACCCCACCGATGCTCACCACCCTAGGAGCCATTGCACCTTCAGCAGTGACAGGCTCCTGTCCTCGCACCAGAAGTTCCAAGGGCCTCCTCGGCACAGAGACGACATTGCCGCCGAGACCGTGGGCTGCCGGATCGccgcacccccacccacggCCGCCGACCACGGCGGGAGGGCTCCACCCCAGCTCCACCACCCCCGGGGCCCTTGGAGAGAAGAACGGCTGCCAACTGCCCCCACTGCGCAGTATGAGCCGTACCTACCCACCATTGCAATGCagaggcgacgacgacaaacCGCTGGCGGCATCCTCGCCGCATGGCGCGAAGCCGATTTTCacggccaccgccgtcgcagcggccgccgccacaccagCCTTTCTATCGAGCCTGCACTCGACGGAAGAGCGCATCGTGCAGGGCATCTCTAAGCAAAGGCTGGTCGCGCGCCTCAGGACTGGCACCAACAGAAGCCCACTTTCAACGAGCCGCAAGGCAAACAAGCGATGA
- a CDS encoding putative ubiquitin-conjugating enzyme — protein sequence MSYASTAIKRLSNEYRHLQKHENRVREFYAAPLEANIFEWHFTLRGPGGDDNSLPYKDGIYHGALIFSRSYPLEPPDILFFTRSGRFAVHEKICSTISSYHKELWQPTYDIALTLTALHHFMAQEDEFGVGAFPKGMVAVDIKEAWAKETWSFKCSTCGATTRDVWETEMKMYPEISPEKAAQVPKLPPTATTKAASATANPENAKVQQAAPESTPSSSSTLLPSLATADATETTAQAEGTRSSPLMALSAPTPPPPDATATPPPDAFDALHGTGTSASRISPRRDPHATAPAAATVDANALQSTTPPVHDASHILSPAAHQHEEERDASAATKEAKNEGDDALGYFTDVSPARVVRVPMMTASSPPPPPPEPDHPYDTRLESLVREDLQAEADATSPVTAGVANDAVAPPQLAQRVVLGVDAMEVSIPLRTLDRAIVASLLLVVLILLRRGLCWLLR from the coding sequence ATGTCGTACGCATCCACCGCCATCAAGCGGCTCAGCAACGAGTACCGCCACCTGCAAAAACATGAGAACCGCGTCCGTGAGTTCTacgccgcgccgctggaggcgaACATTTTTGAATGGCACTTCACGCTGCGTGGCCCAGGTGGGGATGACAACTCGCTGCCGTACAAGGACGGCATCTACCACGGTGCCCTCATCTTCTCCCGCTCCTACCCGCTGGAGCCGCCAGacatcctcttcttcacccgCAGCGGCCGCTTCGCCGTGCACGAGAAAATTTGCTCAACAATTAGCAGCTACCACAAGGAGCTGTGGCAGCCGACGTACGACATCGCACTCACCTTGACGGCCCTGCACCATTTCATGGCCCAGGAGGACGAGTTCGGCGTTGGCGCCTTTCCAAAAGGGATGGTGGCGGTCGACATCAAAGAGGCGTGGGCCAAGGAGACGTGGTCGTTCAAGTGCAGCACATGTGGGGCAACAACGAGGGACGTGTGGGAGACAGAGATGAAGATGTACCCAGAAATCTCGCCAGAGAAAGCGGCCCAGGTGCCGAAGCTTCCACCCACAGCAACGACCAAAGCCGCAAGCGCCACTGCGAATCCCGAGAACGCAAAAGTGCAGCAAGCCGCCCCCGAGTCAACACCGTCGTCCTCATCGACCCTGTTGCCGTCTCTCGCTACCGCGGATGCGACTGAAACAACCGCTCAAGCCGAGGGCACGCGATCCTCGCCGCTCATGGCACTATCGGCAccaacgccaccgccaccagaCGCAACGgccactccccctcctgaCGCTTTCGATGCCCTCCATGGCACtggcacctccgcctcccgaATCTCACCGCGAAGGGATCCGCACGCCACcgctcccgcagcagcgacagtggATGCCAATGCACTCCAGTCAACCACACCACCCGTTCATGACGCATCGCACATTCTCAgtccagcggcgcaccaacacgaggaggagagagacgcctcAGCGGCCACGAAAGAGGCGAAAAACGAAGGCGATGACGCGCTTGGCTACTTCACCGACGTGAGTCCTGCTCGAGTCGTGCGAGTGCCGATGATGACTgcatcatcaccgccaccaccaccaccagagcCTGACCACCCCTATGACACGCGTCTCGAGTCCCTAGTGCGCGAGGACCTCCAAGCTGAAGCGGACGCGACGTCACCGGTGACAGCCGGTGTGGCAAATGATGCTgttgcgccgccgcaacttgcgcagcgcgtcgTCTTGGGCGTGGATGCCATGGAAGTGTCGATACCACTACGCACTCTCGATCGCGCTATCGTCGCCAGCCTTCTCCTTGTTGTGCTGATCCTGCTGCGTCGTGGTCTCTGCTGGTTGCTGAGGTAA
- a CDS encoding putative glutaminyl cyclase, which translates to MQAQSLGARRRGHTLGRREESPFWHSLLKRCLPCLNLRWTRPRTTRRILMGILISLIATLISLIGLLAYLVWMSSNSNTPFEPAPAKSTHAPGMLPEVGVQSPFTENAVNDAALREREEAMVRKWRDNGFRPTYWEVERRTLPRLTKKALESWFEHGSRTPVDVAEDVLTAHAWDAVDSDDADADFFDSLAFLYPPAQQRRYYRAAMDAILRYGPRIGGTKRDALLHHLVDEGLGRRRFDAAQHAYHPAPPHLSPRGQELLEKAATSWPGAPHLTAAPQDEAVGREPGWRWSLSWDNFTAEIPIRIEGKSRVEMQNLVFQFPGGSQFRRKQAAAATGSKDPVDEFVGAVPNRRRTRADDRKDVLEAEYHPADMTGETVYSQENFLRQAQDGIPLYPRPALERGVPGTRVVLSPDAKGERVPLKPSLSARAAEPATQQPMKHVVLAAHWDSKYFADFPFLAACDSAIPVVFLLRIIKNIAVLTDAAEALTESYKAQRTSAAGGDAASVIPGLTSTFRNSTTVTEVRERLASLLSPAHHALLYQYFFARPYSVGDEQQNFASEHMQKHPTKAQVDVRMWLDWVQHLPIISVILFDGEEAYKHWARDDNTYGSRHLARQWRSTPSVMRTRYSDGPQSLYDSVDLFALYDLMGPAGTTFKNTYPTQSGIFYAGLAQRETELRRRAMRYSSAISAELLWRYHEASALPQAEARVKADSFLRLLGPSPHAAVAAINAAYRRRLLANNESRPSVVSLPRSWLMYGAPHEMLTLHSVARTLHDVRSIEHFEDLRVYNRLSREVAAESDFNAEEYLNIVNHNVFFSPSHQEDVRRSRDTFVVEDDHKHWLDTQRVLHLIPVPFPKSWHTEKDDGSDVHDGTTTDLAGLLWSTVLELGDYWTRKE; encoded by the coding sequence ATGCAAGCCCAGTCCCTGGgggcgcggcggcgaggccaCACGCTGGGCCGCAGAGAGGAATCTCCATTTTGGCACAGCCTGCTGAAGCGGTGCCTACCCTGTCTTAACCTGCGATGGACGCGCCCGCGCACAACGAGGCGCATCCTCATGGGCATTCTGATCTCTCTCATTGCCACCCTCATCTCCTTGATTGGTCTTCTGGCGTACCTGGTGTGGatgagcagcaacagcaacacccCATTCGAACCTGCCCCGGCGAAGTCGACGCACGCGCCTGGGATGTTGCCCGAGGTGGGTGTGCAGAGCCCCTTTACCGAAAACGCCGTCAACGACGCCGCTCTCCGGgagcgggaggaggcgatggtgcGGAAGTGGAGAGACAACGGCTTTCGCCCCACCTATTGGGAGGTCGAGCGCCGCACCCTGCCGCGGCTCACGAAGAAGGCCTTGGAGTCCTGGTTTGAGCACGGAAGCCGTACGCCAGTGGATGTCGCCGAGGATGTGCTGACGGCGCATGCCTGGGACGCTgtcgacagcgacgacgcagacgcCGATTTCTTCGATAGCCTCGCCTTTCTCTACccaccagcgcagcagagacgGTACTACCGCGCGGCGATGGACGCGATTCTGCGCTACGGCCCTCGCATCGGAGGCACGAAGCGCGACGCCCTTCTCCATCACCTCGTTGACGAAGGACTCGGACGTCGACGGTTcgacgcagcacagcacGCCTACcatccagcgccgccgcacctcAGTCCCCGTGGACAGGAactgctggagaaggcggccaCCTCGTGGCCAGGTGCACCGCAcctcaccgccgcgccgcaaGATGAGGCTGTGGGCCGTGAGCCTGGATGGCGGTGGTCGCTGAGCTGGGACAACTTCACGGCCGAAATTCCAATACGCATCGAAGGAAAGTCGCGCGTCGAGATGCAAAACCTCGTCTTTCAGTTCCCCGGCGGGTCTCAATTCCGACGCAAGCAGGCCGCAGCCGCAACTGGCTCGAAGGACCCAGTCGACGAGTTCGTCGGCGCCGTACCAAACCGCCGGCGCACCCGCGCTGACGATCGCAAAGACGTACTCGAAGCTGAATACCACCCAGCCGACATGACCGGAGAAACCGTGTACTCGCAGGAGAACTTCCTGCGGCAAGCACAAGACGGCATCCCGCTTTACCCCCGTCCTGCTTTGGAGCGCGGGGTGCCTGGCACACGGGTCGTTCTGTCCCCGGATGCGAAGGGAGAGCGGGTGCCGCTGAAGCCGAGTCTGTCCGCGCGGGCCGCCGAAccggcgacgcagcagcccatGAAGCACGTTGTCCTTGCCGCGCACTGGGATTCAAAGTACTTCGCAGacttccccttcctcgctgcctgTGACTCTGCCATACCGGTAGTATTTCTCCTGCGGATCATCAAGAACATCGCTGTTTTGACCGATGCGGCGGAGGCACTGACGGAGTCATACAAGGCCCAGCGGACCAGTGCAGcgggcggcgacgcagccTCCGTGATTCCCGGGCTCACGAGCACTTTCCGCAACTCCACAACGGTGACTGAAGTGCGAGAGCGCCTGGCGTCGCTTCTCTCACCAGCCCATCATGCACTCTTGTACCAGTACTTCTTCGCGCGCCCCTACAGCGTCGGTGACGAGCAACAAAACTTTGCTTCTGAGCATATGCAAAAACATCCAACAAAGGCCCAAGTAGACGTACGCATGTGGCTGGACTGggtgcagcacctccccATCATCTCCGTCATTCTCTtcgacggcgaggaggcgtaCAAACACTGGGCCAGGGACGACAACACGTATGGGTCGCGGCACCTAGcacggcagtggcgcagcacccccTCCGTGATGCGGACGCGTTACTCTGATGGCCCGCAGTCCCTCTACGACTCCGTCGACCTCTTTGCCCTCTACGATCTTATGGGGCCGGCAGGGACGACGTTTAAGAATACGTACCCGACGCAGAGCGGCATCTTCTACGCGGGgctggcgcagcgcgagACGGAACTTCGCCGCCGAGCGATGAGGTACAGCTCGGCCATCTCCGCAGAACTCCTGTGGCGGTACCACGAGGCCAGCGCATTGCCGCAGGCCGAGGCGCGTGTGAAGGCCGACTcctttctccgcctccttggcCCCTCGCCACATGCGGCAGTCGCAGCCATCAACGCTGCCTACAGGCGACGGCTGCTGGCCAACAACGAATCGCGCCCGTCAGTGGTGTCGCTTCCGCGGTCGTGGCTAATGTACGGTGCGCCGCACGAGATGCTCACGCTGCACAGCGTCGCTCGCACCCTCCACGACGTCAGGTCCATAGAGCACTTTGAGGATCTGCGGGTATACAACAGGCTGAGTCGGGAGGTTGCCGCCGAGAGTGACTTCAATGCGGAAGAGTACTTGAACATCGTCAACCACAACGTCTTCTTCTCCCCGTCTCACCAGGAAGACgtgcgccgcagccgcgaCACCTTCGTCGTTGAAGATGACCACAAGCACTGGCTGGACACGCAGCGTGTTCTGCATCTTATTCCCGT